The proteins below are encoded in one region of Parus major isolate Abel chromosome 7, Parus_major1.1, whole genome shotgun sequence:
- the CTDSP1 gene encoding carboxy-terminal domain RNA polymerase II polypeptide A small phosphatase 1, with the protein MADGVGRYLPPRLRVGPASGCLKEGLGLWGPPKGGGSPSCGGAADPSRGRRSRRRPELGVHLSGGTQTPAKKPRSRSILQSLFCCLCRDEGEPCTGTTGAPLLVEENGALPKAAVKHLLPEIKPQDASKLCVVIDLDETLVHSSFKPVNNADFIIPVEIDGIMHQVYVLKRPHVDEFLQRMGELFECVLFTASLAKYADPVADLLDKWGAFRARLFRESCVFHRGNYVKDLSRLGRDLRRIIIVDNSPASYIFHPDNAVPVASWFDNMADTELLDLLPFFERLSKVEDVYAVLKKQRTNS; encoded by the exons ATGGCGGACGGGGTGGGGCGGTACCTCCCCCCCCGCCTCCGCGTTGGCCCGGCCTCTGGCTGCTTGAAGGAGGGGCTAGGGCTGTGGGGCCCACCGAAAGGCGGCGGCTCCCCCTCCTGCGGGGGCGCAGCCGACCCGAGCCgcgggaggaggagcaggagacGCCCCGAGCTCGGGGTGCACCTGTCCGGGG GTACCCAGACCCCTGCCAAGAAGCCTCGAAGCCGCAGCATTCTCCAGTCCctcttctgctgcctgtgccgTGATGAAGGCGAGCCCTGCACTGGCACCACTGGCGCACCGCTGCTGGTGGAGGAGAACGGGGCACTGCCCAAG gctgctgtcaAGCACCTCTTGCCCGAGATTAAGCCGCAGGATGCCAGCAAGCTCTGCGTGGTCATCGACCTGGATGAGACCTTGGTGCACAGCTCCTTCAAG CCAGTGAACAACGCTGACTTCATCATTCCCGTGGAAATCGATGGCATCATGCACCAG GTGTACGTGCTCAAAAGGCCACACGTGGACGAGTTCCTACAGCGCATGGGCGAGCTCTTCGAGTGTGTCCTCttcactgccagcctggccaAG TATGCAGACCCTGTGGCTGACCTGCTGGATAAATGGGGGGCTTTCCGGGCACGACTTTTCCGGGAATCCTGTGTTTTCCATCGTGGCAACTACGTGAAGGACCTGAGCCGCCTGGGCCGTGACCTGCGCCGAATCATCATCGTAGACAACTCTCCCGCATCCTACATCTTCCACCCTGATAACGCC GTGCCGGTGGCCTCCTGGTTCGATAACATGGCGGACACGGAACTGCTGGACCTGCTGCCCTTCTTTGAGAGGCTCAGCAAGGTGGAGGACGTGTACGCAGTGCTCAAGAAGCAGCGGACTAACAGCTAA
- the VIL1 gene encoding villin-1 isoform X1 has protein sequence MVSKGWDMREQRSPGCWHLSTPPRYAHLCTQLCREGPLAVVVPVTMVELSAKVSRTLNKTTPGIQIWRIENMEMVPVPTKNYGNFYEGDCYVLLSIRKSGSSFSYDIHYWLGKESSQDEQGAAAIYTTQMDDHLDSKAVQHREVQGHESETFRSYFKQGIIYKKGGVASGMKHVETNTYNIQRLLHVKGKKNVAAGEVEMSWKSFNRGDVFLLDLGQLIIQWNGPESSRKERLGAMNLAKDIRDRERGGRAKVGVVDGEDEDASPELMKVLKHVLGEKRDIQPAIPDDKVDQILKSSLKLYHVSNASGNLVIQEVAVRPLTQDMLLHEDCYILDQGGTRIFVWKGKDANKEEKQQAMSRALGFIKAKNYPESTSVETENDGSESAVFRQLFQKWTLPNQSSGLGKTHTVGKVAKVEQVKFDATTLHAKPQMAAQQKMVDDGSGEVEVWRVENNELVPVEKKWLGHFYGGDCYLVLYTYFVGPKVNRIIYIWQGRQASTDELAASAYHAVALDQKYNNEPVQIRVTMGKEPAHLMAIFRGKMVVYAGGTSRTGSTEPTPSTRLFQVHGTNEYNTKAFEVPVRASSLNSNDVFVLKTPSCCYLWYGKGCSGDEREMAKTVADIISKMEKPVIAEGQEPPEFWLALGGKSQYASSKRLQEENPSVSPRLFECSNKTGTFLATEILDFTQDDLEESDVYLLDTWDQVFFWIGNGANESEKEAAAVMAQEYLRSHPSGRDLDTPIIVVKQGYEPPTFTGWFLAWDPLNWDDKKSYETLRAELGDDSSFEQLTSVITSRQEVFTATTTLVPTKLETFPLDVLVNTSADDLPRGVDPSRKEDHLSDEDFQAVFGMKRSAFSNLPLWKQQKLKKDKGLF, from the exons ATGGTGAGCAAAGGCTGGGACATGAGAGAACAAAGGTCTCCTGGGTGCTGGCACCTGAGCACTCCGCCTAGGTACGCTCACCTgtgcacccagctctgcagggaag GTCCCCTTGCCGTGGTGGTACCTGTCACCATGGTGGAGCTCAGCGCCAAAGTCTCCAGGACACTGAACAAGACCACGCCGGGCATCCAGATATGGCGAATTGAG aaCATGGAGATGGTGCCAGTGCCCACCAAAAACTACGGCAACTTCTACGAGGGGGATTGCTACGTCCTGCTGTCG ATACGCAAGTCTGGGAGCAGCTTCAGCTATGACATCCACTACTGGCTGGGCAAGGAGTCAAGCCAGGATGAGCAGGGGGCGGCTGCAATCTACACCACCCAGATGGATGATCACCTGGACTCAAAGGCCGTGCAGCACCGCGAGGTCCAGGGACACGAGAGTGAGACCTTCCGCAGCTACTTCAAGCAGGGAATCAT CTACAAGAAGGGTGGGGTGGCCTCAGGCATGAAGCATGTGGAGACAAACACCTACAACATCCAGCGACTGCTGCATGTGAAGGGCAAGAAGAatgtggctgcaggagag gtggagaTGAGCTGGAAGAGCTTCAACAGAGGAGATGTGTTCCTGCTGGACCTGGGTCAGCTCATCATCCAGTGGAATGGCCCTGAGAGCAGCCGAAAAGAGAGGCTGGGG GCAATGAACCTGGCCAAGGATATCCGGGACCGGGAACGTGGGGGCCGTGCCAAGGTGGGCGTAGTGGACGGTGAGGATGAGGACGCCTCACCAGAACTCATGAAAGTCCTTAAGCATGTGCTGGGTGAGAAGAGGGACATCCAGCCGGCCATCCCTGATGACAAAGTGGACCAGATACTCAAGTCCTCCCTCAAGCTCTACCA CGTCTCCAATGCCAGTGGGAACCTGGTCATACAGGAGGTGGCAGTTCGACCCCTAACTCAAGACATGCTCCTGCACGAG GACTGCTACATCCTTGATCAAGGAGGTACCAGGATTTTCGTCTGGAAGGGCAAGGATGCCAAcaaggaggagaagcagcaggcgATGAGCAGGGCGCTG GGCTTCATCAAAGCCAAGAACTATCCAGAGAGCACCAGTGTGGAAACAGAGAATGATGGGTCCGAGTCAGCTGTCTTCAGGCAGCTCTTCCAAAAATGGACTCTCCCCAACCAGAGCAGTGGGTTGGGCAAGACCCACACCGTGGGCAAAGTGG CCAAGGTGGAGCAGGTGAAGTTTGACGCTACCACACTGCATGCCAAGCCCCAGATGGCTGCCCAGCAGAAGATGGTAGATGATGGATCTGGAGAAGTGGAG GTCTGGCGTGTGGAGAACAATGAGCTGGTGCCTGTGGAGAAGAAGTGGCTGGGCCATTTCTATGGTGGGGATTGCTACTTGGTGCTCTACACCTATTTTGTGGGGCCCAAGGTGAACCGCATCATCTACATCTGGCAG ggtCGCCAAGCCAGCACAGATGAGCTGGCCGCCTCTGCCTACCATGCCGTCGCTCTGGACCAGAAGTACAACAACGAGCCTGTGCAGATCCGTGTCACCATGGGCAAGGAGCCGGCCCATCTGATGGCCATCTTCAGGGGCAAGATGGTGGTGTATGCG gGTGGCACGTCTCGGACAGGCAGCACGGAGCCCACACCCTCCACACGCCTCTTCCAAGTGCATGGCACCAACGAGTACAACACCAAGGCCTTCGAGGTGCCTGTCCGTGCCTCCTCCCTCAACTCCAATGATGTCTTTGTGCTCAAAACCCCCAGCTGCTGCTATCTCTGGTATGGGAAG ggctgcagcgGGGATGAACGCGAGATGGCCAAGACTGTGGCCGACATAATCTCCAAAATGGAGAAGCCAGTGATTGCAGAAGGACAGGAGCCCCCTGAGTTCTGGCTGGCCCTGGGGGGCAAGTCCCAATATGCCAGCAGCAAGAG gctgcaggaggagaacccctctgtgtccccccGACTCTTTGAGTGCTCCAACAAGACAGGCACCTTCTTGGCCACAGAGATCTTAGACTTCACTCAGGATGACCTGGAGGAGAGTGATGTTTACCTACTAGACACCTGGGACCAG GTTTTCTTCTGGATTGGGAATGGCGCCAATGAGTCAGAGAAGGAGGCGGCAGCAGTGATGGCACAGGAGTACCTGCGGAGCCACCCCAGTGGGCGTGACCTTGACACCCCCATCATTGTGGTGAAGCAGGGTTATGAGCCCCCCACCTTCACTGGCTGGTTCCTGGCCTGGGACCCTCTCAACTGGGAC GACAAGAAATCCTACGAGACactgagagctgagctgggcgATGACAGCAGTTTTGAGCAGCTCACCTCA GTGATCACATCCAGGCAAGAGGTCTTCACTGCCACCACCACCCTTGTCCCCACTAAACTGGAGACCTTTCCCTTGGATGTGCTGGTGAACACCTCAGCCGATGACCTGCCTCGGGGCGTGGATCCCAGCAGGAAGGAG GATCACCTCTCTGATGAGGACTTCCAGGCTGTTTTTGGCATGAAACGCTCTGCCTTTAGCAACCTGCCTTTGTGGAAACAACAGAAGCTCAAGAAGGACAAAGGACTCTTCTAG
- the SLC11A1 gene encoding natural resistance-associated macrophage protein 1 isoform X2, translating into MASLEPGLTRSLNRGQEQSYSTGRSPKPLQHPGTQDQTYLEELISIPKGSGPGFSFRKLWAFTGPGFLMSIAYLDPGNVESDLQCGALAGFKLLWVLLWATVLGLLCQRLAIRLGVVTGKDLSEICYLYYPKVPRVLLWLTIEIAIIGSDMQEVIGTAIAFSLLSAGRIPLWGGVLITIVDTLFFLFLDKYGLRKLEAFFGLLITIMALTFGYEYVVVRPGQVEVLKGIFLPSCRGCGRKELLQAMGIIGAIIMPHNIFLHSSLVKTRAIDRSKKEAVQEANMYFLIESCLALFVSFLINLFVMAVFGEAFYHQRNEDVHNKCINSSVSHYASIFPTNNKTVSVDIYQGGVILGCYFGAVALYIWGIGILAAGQSSTMTGTYAGQFVMEGFLQLRWSRFSRVLFTRSFAILPTVFVAAFKDASHLTGMNDLLNVLQSILLPFAVLPVLTFTSLHPLMKDFSNSLSGHAASRMEPGS; encoded by the exons ATGGCATCACTGGAACCGG GCCTCACCAGGTCCCTGAACAGGGGCCAAGAGCAGAGTTACAGCACTGGCAGGAGCCCCAAGCCCCTGCAGCACCCTGGCACTCAGGACCAGACCTACCTGGAAGAGCTCATCAGCATCCCCAAGGGCAGTGGG cctgggTTCAGCTTTAGGAAACTCTGGGCTTTCACCGGTCCCGGCTTCCTCATGAGCATCGCCTACTTGGACCCAGGCAATGTGGAGTCAGACCTGCAATGCGGGGCACTGGCGGGATTCAAG ctgctgtgggtgctgctgtgggcCACCgttctggggctgctgtgccagcgCCTGGCCATCCGTCTAGGTGTGGTGACCGGGAAGGACCTGAGCGAGATTTGCTACCTCTATTACCCCAAG gtGCCCCgtgtgctgctctggctcaCGATTGAGATCGCCATCATCGGCTCAGACATGCAGGAGGTGATTGGGACAGCCATTGCTTTCAGCCTGCTCTCAGCTGGCCG CATTCCCCTCTGGGGTGGGGTCCTTATCACCATTGTGGAcaccctcttcttcctcttcctcgATAAGTATG GGCTCCGCAAACTGGAGGCTTTCTTCGGCCTCCTCATCACCATCATGGCCCTGACCTTTGGCTATGAG TATGTGGTGGTGAGGCCAGGGCAAGTGGAGGTGCTGAAGGGCATTTTCCTGCCCAGTTGCCGGGGCTGTGGGcgaaaggagctgctgcaggccaTGGGCATCATTGGCGCCATCATTATGCCCCATAACATCTTCCTCCACTCCTCCTTGGTCAAG ACACGGGCGATCGACCGGTCCAAGAAGGAGGCAGTGCAGGAGGCCAATATGTATTTCCTGATCGAGTCCTGCCTGGCCCTCTTTGTCTCCTTCCTCATCAACCTCTTTGTCATGGCTGTCTTTGGCGAGGCTTTCTACCACCAGCGAAATGAGGACGTG CACAACAAGTGCATCAACAGCAGCGTCAGCCACTACGCCAGCATCTTCCCCACAAACAACAAGACAGTCTCTGTGGATATCTACCAGGGG GGTGTCATCCTGGGCTGCTATTTCGGGGCAGTGGCACTGTACATCTGGGGCATCGGGatcctggcagcaggacagagctccaCAATGACCGGGACTTACGCTGGGCAGTTCGTCATGGAG GGCTTCCTGCAGCTCCGCTGGTCCCGCTTCAGCCGAGTGCTCTTCACCCGCTCCTTTGCCATCCTGCCCACTGTCTTCGTGGCCGCTTTCAAGGATGCCAGCCACCTCACAGGCATGAATGACCTGCTCAACGTCCTGCAGAGCATCCTG CTGCCTTTTGCCGTTCTGCCTGTCCTCACCTTCACCAGCCTGCACCCGCTCATGAAGGACTTCAGCAACAGCCT ATCTGGACATGCAGCATCGCGCATGGAGCCCGGTTCCTAG
- the SLC11A1 gene encoding natural resistance-associated macrophage protein 1 isoform X1, producing MASLEPGLTRSLNRGQEQSYSTGRSPKPLQHPGTQDQTYLEELISIPKGSGPGFSFRKLWAFTGPGFLMSIAYLDPGNVESDLQCGALAGFKLLWVLLWATVLGLLCQRLAIRLGVVTGKDLSEICYLYYPKVPRVLLWLTIEIAIIGSDMQEVIGTAIAFSLLSAGRIPLWGGVLITIVDTLFFLFLDKYGLRKLEAFFGLLITIMALTFGYEYVVVRPGQVEVLKGIFLPSCRGCGRKELLQAMGIIGAIIMPHNIFLHSSLVKTRAIDRSKKEAVQEANMYFLIESCLALFVSFLINLFVMAVFGEAFYHQRNEDVHNKCINSSVSHYASIFPTNNKTVSVDIYQGGVILGCYFGAVALYIWGIGILAAGQSSTMTGTYAGQFVMEGFLQLRWSRFSRVLFTRSFAILPTVFVAAFKDASHLTGMNDLLNVLQSILLPFAVLPVLTFTSLHPLMKDFSNSLPGKVLMTLITGLVCTINVYFVVDFLPTLHGLEYHIPLGLLLALYMAFVAYLIWTCSIAHGARFLARGHHSRFNFGLALEPTGTW from the exons ATGGCATCACTGGAACCGG GCCTCACCAGGTCCCTGAACAGGGGCCAAGAGCAGAGTTACAGCACTGGCAGGAGCCCCAAGCCCCTGCAGCACCCTGGCACTCAGGACCAGACCTACCTGGAAGAGCTCATCAGCATCCCCAAGGGCAGTGGG cctgggTTCAGCTTTAGGAAACTCTGGGCTTTCACCGGTCCCGGCTTCCTCATGAGCATCGCCTACTTGGACCCAGGCAATGTGGAGTCAGACCTGCAATGCGGGGCACTGGCGGGATTCAAG ctgctgtgggtgctgctgtgggcCACCgttctggggctgctgtgccagcgCCTGGCCATCCGTCTAGGTGTGGTGACCGGGAAGGACCTGAGCGAGATTTGCTACCTCTATTACCCCAAG gtGCCCCgtgtgctgctctggctcaCGATTGAGATCGCCATCATCGGCTCAGACATGCAGGAGGTGATTGGGACAGCCATTGCTTTCAGCCTGCTCTCAGCTGGCCG CATTCCCCTCTGGGGTGGGGTCCTTATCACCATTGTGGAcaccctcttcttcctcttcctcgATAAGTATG GGCTCCGCAAACTGGAGGCTTTCTTCGGCCTCCTCATCACCATCATGGCCCTGACCTTTGGCTATGAG TATGTGGTGGTGAGGCCAGGGCAAGTGGAGGTGCTGAAGGGCATTTTCCTGCCCAGTTGCCGGGGCTGTGGGcgaaaggagctgctgcaggccaTGGGCATCATTGGCGCCATCATTATGCCCCATAACATCTTCCTCCACTCCTCCTTGGTCAAG ACACGGGCGATCGACCGGTCCAAGAAGGAGGCAGTGCAGGAGGCCAATATGTATTTCCTGATCGAGTCCTGCCTGGCCCTCTTTGTCTCCTTCCTCATCAACCTCTTTGTCATGGCTGTCTTTGGCGAGGCTTTCTACCACCAGCGAAATGAGGACGTG CACAACAAGTGCATCAACAGCAGCGTCAGCCACTACGCCAGCATCTTCCCCACAAACAACAAGACAGTCTCTGTGGATATCTACCAGGGG GGTGTCATCCTGGGCTGCTATTTCGGGGCAGTGGCACTGTACATCTGGGGCATCGGGatcctggcagcaggacagagctccaCAATGACCGGGACTTACGCTGGGCAGTTCGTCATGGAG GGCTTCCTGCAGCTCCGCTGGTCCCGCTTCAGCCGAGTGCTCTTCACCCGCTCCTTTGCCATCCTGCCCACTGTCTTCGTGGCCGCTTTCAAGGATGCCAGCCACCTCACAGGCATGAATGACCTGCTCAACGTCCTGCAGAGCATCCTG CTGCCTTTTGCCGTTCTGCCTGTCCTCACCTTCACCAGCCTGCACCCGCTCATGAAGGACTTCAGCAACAGCCT cccagggaaggtgCTGATGACCCTCATCACGGGGCTGGTCTGCACCATCAACGTTTACTTCGTGGTGGACTTTTTGCCAACCCTGCATGGCCTGGAGTACCACATTCCCCTGGGCCTGCTACTGGCTCTCTACATGGCTTTCGTCGCCTACCTG ATCTGGACATGCAGCATCGCGCATGGAGCCCGGTTCCTAGCCCGGGGCCACCACAGCCGGTTCAATTTTGGTCTCGCCCTCGAGCCGACAGGGACATGGTGA
- the VIL1 gene encoding villin-1 isoform X2, with amino-acid sequence MVELSAKVSRTLNKTTPGIQIWRIENMEMVPVPTKNYGNFYEGDCYVLLSIRKSGSSFSYDIHYWLGKESSQDEQGAAAIYTTQMDDHLDSKAVQHREVQGHESETFRSYFKQGIIYKKGGVASGMKHVETNTYNIQRLLHVKGKKNVAAGEVEMSWKSFNRGDVFLLDLGQLIIQWNGPESSRKERLGAMNLAKDIRDRERGGRAKVGVVDGEDEDASPELMKVLKHVLGEKRDIQPAIPDDKVDQILKSSLKLYHVSNASGNLVIQEVAVRPLTQDMLLHEDCYILDQGGTRIFVWKGKDANKEEKQQAMSRALGFIKAKNYPESTSVETENDGSESAVFRQLFQKWTLPNQSSGLGKTHTVGKVAKVEQVKFDATTLHAKPQMAAQQKMVDDGSGEVEVWRVENNELVPVEKKWLGHFYGGDCYLVLYTYFVGPKVNRIIYIWQGRQASTDELAASAYHAVALDQKYNNEPVQIRVTMGKEPAHLMAIFRGKMVVYAGGTSRTGSTEPTPSTRLFQVHGTNEYNTKAFEVPVRASSLNSNDVFVLKTPSCCYLWYGKGCSGDEREMAKTVADIISKMEKPVIAEGQEPPEFWLALGGKSQYASSKRLQEENPSVSPRLFECSNKTGTFLATEILDFTQDDLEESDVYLLDTWDQVFFWIGNGANESEKEAAAVMAQEYLRSHPSGRDLDTPIIVVKQGYEPPTFTGWFLAWDPLNWDDKKSYETLRAELGDDSSFEQLTSVITSRQEVFTATTTLVPTKLETFPLDVLVNTSADDLPRGVDPSRKEDHLSDEDFQAVFGMKRSAFSNLPLWKQQKLKKDKGLF; translated from the exons ATGGTGGAGCTCAGCGCCAAAGTCTCCAGGACACTGAACAAGACCACGCCGGGCATCCAGATATGGCGAATTGAG aaCATGGAGATGGTGCCAGTGCCCACCAAAAACTACGGCAACTTCTACGAGGGGGATTGCTACGTCCTGCTGTCG ATACGCAAGTCTGGGAGCAGCTTCAGCTATGACATCCACTACTGGCTGGGCAAGGAGTCAAGCCAGGATGAGCAGGGGGCGGCTGCAATCTACACCACCCAGATGGATGATCACCTGGACTCAAAGGCCGTGCAGCACCGCGAGGTCCAGGGACACGAGAGTGAGACCTTCCGCAGCTACTTCAAGCAGGGAATCAT CTACAAGAAGGGTGGGGTGGCCTCAGGCATGAAGCATGTGGAGACAAACACCTACAACATCCAGCGACTGCTGCATGTGAAGGGCAAGAAGAatgtggctgcaggagag gtggagaTGAGCTGGAAGAGCTTCAACAGAGGAGATGTGTTCCTGCTGGACCTGGGTCAGCTCATCATCCAGTGGAATGGCCCTGAGAGCAGCCGAAAAGAGAGGCTGGGG GCAATGAACCTGGCCAAGGATATCCGGGACCGGGAACGTGGGGGCCGTGCCAAGGTGGGCGTAGTGGACGGTGAGGATGAGGACGCCTCACCAGAACTCATGAAAGTCCTTAAGCATGTGCTGGGTGAGAAGAGGGACATCCAGCCGGCCATCCCTGATGACAAAGTGGACCAGATACTCAAGTCCTCCCTCAAGCTCTACCA CGTCTCCAATGCCAGTGGGAACCTGGTCATACAGGAGGTGGCAGTTCGACCCCTAACTCAAGACATGCTCCTGCACGAG GACTGCTACATCCTTGATCAAGGAGGTACCAGGATTTTCGTCTGGAAGGGCAAGGATGCCAAcaaggaggagaagcagcaggcgATGAGCAGGGCGCTG GGCTTCATCAAAGCCAAGAACTATCCAGAGAGCACCAGTGTGGAAACAGAGAATGATGGGTCCGAGTCAGCTGTCTTCAGGCAGCTCTTCCAAAAATGGACTCTCCCCAACCAGAGCAGTGGGTTGGGCAAGACCCACACCGTGGGCAAAGTGG CCAAGGTGGAGCAGGTGAAGTTTGACGCTACCACACTGCATGCCAAGCCCCAGATGGCTGCCCAGCAGAAGATGGTAGATGATGGATCTGGAGAAGTGGAG GTCTGGCGTGTGGAGAACAATGAGCTGGTGCCTGTGGAGAAGAAGTGGCTGGGCCATTTCTATGGTGGGGATTGCTACTTGGTGCTCTACACCTATTTTGTGGGGCCCAAGGTGAACCGCATCATCTACATCTGGCAG ggtCGCCAAGCCAGCACAGATGAGCTGGCCGCCTCTGCCTACCATGCCGTCGCTCTGGACCAGAAGTACAACAACGAGCCTGTGCAGATCCGTGTCACCATGGGCAAGGAGCCGGCCCATCTGATGGCCATCTTCAGGGGCAAGATGGTGGTGTATGCG gGTGGCACGTCTCGGACAGGCAGCACGGAGCCCACACCCTCCACACGCCTCTTCCAAGTGCATGGCACCAACGAGTACAACACCAAGGCCTTCGAGGTGCCTGTCCGTGCCTCCTCCCTCAACTCCAATGATGTCTTTGTGCTCAAAACCCCCAGCTGCTGCTATCTCTGGTATGGGAAG ggctgcagcgGGGATGAACGCGAGATGGCCAAGACTGTGGCCGACATAATCTCCAAAATGGAGAAGCCAGTGATTGCAGAAGGACAGGAGCCCCCTGAGTTCTGGCTGGCCCTGGGGGGCAAGTCCCAATATGCCAGCAGCAAGAG gctgcaggaggagaacccctctgtgtccccccGACTCTTTGAGTGCTCCAACAAGACAGGCACCTTCTTGGCCACAGAGATCTTAGACTTCACTCAGGATGACCTGGAGGAGAGTGATGTTTACCTACTAGACACCTGGGACCAG GTTTTCTTCTGGATTGGGAATGGCGCCAATGAGTCAGAGAAGGAGGCGGCAGCAGTGATGGCACAGGAGTACCTGCGGAGCCACCCCAGTGGGCGTGACCTTGACACCCCCATCATTGTGGTGAAGCAGGGTTATGAGCCCCCCACCTTCACTGGCTGGTTCCTGGCCTGGGACCCTCTCAACTGGGAC GACAAGAAATCCTACGAGACactgagagctgagctgggcgATGACAGCAGTTTTGAGCAGCTCACCTCA GTGATCACATCCAGGCAAGAGGTCTTCACTGCCACCACCACCCTTGTCCCCACTAAACTGGAGACCTTTCCCTTGGATGTGCTGGTGAACACCTCAGCCGATGACCTGCCTCGGGGCGTGGATCCCAGCAGGAAGGAG GATCACCTCTCTGATGAGGACTTCCAGGCTGTTTTTGGCATGAAACGCTCTGCCTTTAGCAACCTGCCTTTGTGGAAACAACAGAAGCTCAAGAAGGACAAAGGACTCTTCTAG
- the SLC11A1 gene encoding natural resistance-associated macrophage protein 1 isoform X3 → MRGTGGIQGVVTGKDLSEICYLYYPKVPRVLLWLTIEIAIIGSDMQEVIGTAIAFSLLSAGRIPLWGGVLITIVDTLFFLFLDKYGLRKLEAFFGLLITIMALTFGYEYVVVRPGQVEVLKGIFLPSCRGCGRKELLQAMGIIGAIIMPHNIFLHSSLVKTRAIDRSKKEAVQEANMYFLIESCLALFVSFLINLFVMAVFGEAFYHQRNEDVHNKCINSSVSHYASIFPTNNKTVSVDIYQGGVILGCYFGAVALYIWGIGILAAGQSSTMTGTYAGQFVMEGFLQLRWSRFSRVLFTRSFAILPTVFVAAFKDASHLTGMNDLLNVLQSILLPFAVLPVLTFTSLHPLMKDFSNSLPGKVLMTLITGLVCTINVYFVVDFLPTLHGLEYHIPLGLLLALYMAFVAYLIWTCSIAHGARFLARGHHSRFNFGLALEPTGTW, encoded by the exons ATGCGGGGCACTGGCGGGATTCAAG GTGTGGTGACCGGGAAGGACCTGAGCGAGATTTGCTACCTCTATTACCCCAAG gtGCCCCgtgtgctgctctggctcaCGATTGAGATCGCCATCATCGGCTCAGACATGCAGGAGGTGATTGGGACAGCCATTGCTTTCAGCCTGCTCTCAGCTGGCCG CATTCCCCTCTGGGGTGGGGTCCTTATCACCATTGTGGAcaccctcttcttcctcttcctcgATAAGTATG GGCTCCGCAAACTGGAGGCTTTCTTCGGCCTCCTCATCACCATCATGGCCCTGACCTTTGGCTATGAG TATGTGGTGGTGAGGCCAGGGCAAGTGGAGGTGCTGAAGGGCATTTTCCTGCCCAGTTGCCGGGGCTGTGGGcgaaaggagctgctgcaggccaTGGGCATCATTGGCGCCATCATTATGCCCCATAACATCTTCCTCCACTCCTCCTTGGTCAAG ACACGGGCGATCGACCGGTCCAAGAAGGAGGCAGTGCAGGAGGCCAATATGTATTTCCTGATCGAGTCCTGCCTGGCCCTCTTTGTCTCCTTCCTCATCAACCTCTTTGTCATGGCTGTCTTTGGCGAGGCTTTCTACCACCAGCGAAATGAGGACGTG CACAACAAGTGCATCAACAGCAGCGTCAGCCACTACGCCAGCATCTTCCCCACAAACAACAAGACAGTCTCTGTGGATATCTACCAGGGG GGTGTCATCCTGGGCTGCTATTTCGGGGCAGTGGCACTGTACATCTGGGGCATCGGGatcctggcagcaggacagagctccaCAATGACCGGGACTTACGCTGGGCAGTTCGTCATGGAG GGCTTCCTGCAGCTCCGCTGGTCCCGCTTCAGCCGAGTGCTCTTCACCCGCTCCTTTGCCATCCTGCCCACTGTCTTCGTGGCCGCTTTCAAGGATGCCAGCCACCTCACAGGCATGAATGACCTGCTCAACGTCCTGCAGAGCATCCTG CTGCCTTTTGCCGTTCTGCCTGTCCTCACCTTCACCAGCCTGCACCCGCTCATGAAGGACTTCAGCAACAGCCT cccagggaaggtgCTGATGACCCTCATCACGGGGCTGGTCTGCACCATCAACGTTTACTTCGTGGTGGACTTTTTGCCAACCCTGCATGGCCTGGAGTACCACATTCCCCTGGGCCTGCTACTGGCTCTCTACATGGCTTTCGTCGCCTACCTG ATCTGGACATGCAGCATCGCGCATGGAGCCCGGTTCCTAGCCCGGGGCCACCACAGCCGGTTCAATTTTGGTCTCGCCCTCGAGCCGACAGGGACATGGTGA